The following are from one region of the Carnobacterium gallinarum DSM 4847 genome:
- the imm48 gene encoding Imm48 family immunity protein, with translation MINGLGQKKGVTPTDIQGGMIQILNEKLDYSTLASAQFTKFLIESTDKKYHPTMSAIIHRGLNGYFMYSEKKVDELKEDFSGILKTIQEHI, from the coding sequence ATGATAAACGGATTAGGACAGAAAAAGGGAGTCACACCTACCGATATTCAAGGAGGGATGATTCAAATTTTAAATGAAAAGCTGGATTATTCTACACTGGCTAGCGCACAATTTACAAAATTTTTAATAGAATCTACTGATAAAAAATATCATCCTACGATGTCTGCCATTATCCATCGAGGCTTAAATGGATATTTTATGTACAGTGAGAAGAAAGTCGATGAATTAAAAGAAGATTTTAGTGGGATTTTGAAAACAATTCAGGAACATATATAA
- a CDS encoding imm11 family protein, protein MKYYKLSTDMIRSEDIICHYENDFGIQQNDLVIGKKFDGWDGRFKFSFDQKEGHLATDYLANDKGWFVVSLKLKKLLESLNTDIQFLPVEIIEKDGKQKLPYYIGNIIRVVDALCLEESDYFSTEISTIGTIYTVSKFAVYEKKIQKSDVFKLANRQEVPVFVSENFKNLIEKNNITGITLTEIKVI, encoded by the coding sequence ATGAAGTACTACAAATTGTCAACAGATATGATCCGAAGTGAAGATATAATTTGTCACTATGAAAATGATTTTGGTATTCAGCAGAACGACTTAGTTATAGGGAAAAAATTTGATGGATGGGATGGTAGATTTAAATTTTCTTTTGATCAAAAAGAAGGTCATTTAGCTACTGATTATTTAGCTAATGATAAAGGCTGGTTTGTTGTGTCTCTTAAGTTAAAGAAACTCTTAGAAAGCTTAAATACGGACATTCAATTTTTACCTGTAGAAATAATTGAAAAAGATGGGAAGCAGAAATTACCTTATTATATAGGTAATATAATAAGGGTGGTAGATGCTTTATGTTTAGAAGAATCAGACTATTTTTCTACAGAAATTTCAACTATAGGAACGATTTATACAGTAAGTAAATTTGCTGTTTATGAAAAAAAAATACAAAAATCTGATGTATTTAAGTTAGCGAATAGACAGGAAGTACCAGTTTTTGTATCAGAAAATTTTAAGAATCTAATTGAGAAAAATAACATCACGGGGATTACTTTGACAGAAATTAAAGTAATCTAG
- a CDS encoding AHH domain-containing protein: MKLAIAILGFWVDLSVAHTWATEAELAQALQVLGFSYASYRLAVGSGSKELGAEDKDSTKENSKLTKPKQLHHYATNKNKTYTPQFEELAKKYGLDLNDDWNKELLPHQGRHPNASYHDYVLENMKQFDNIAQGNQEIFLALYTSLKNNISSNPDMLYKEYWLKE; encoded by the coding sequence TTGAAACTGGCGATAGCTATTCTGGGTTTCTGGGTGGACTTGTCAGTAGCTCATACATGGGCAACGGAAGCGGAATTGGCGCAGGCTTTACAAGTGTTGGGATTTAGTTATGCGTCGTATCGGTTGGCTGTGGGGAGTGGGAGTAAAGAGCTTGGTGCTGAGGATAAAGATTCTACTAAAGAAAACTCTAAACTAACAAAGCCTAAACAATTACATCACTATGCAACTAATAAGAATAAAACCTATACTCCACAGTTCGAGGAGCTGGCAAAAAAATATGGCTTAGATTTGAATGATGATTGGAATAAGGAGTTGTTACCACATCAAGGGAGGCATCCTAATGCATCATACCATGACTATGTTTTAGAAAATATGAAACAATTTGATAATATCGCACAAGGGAATCAAGAGATTTTTTTAGCGTTATATACTAGTTTAAAGAATAATATTAGTTCTAATCCTGATATGTTATACAAGGAATATTGGTTAAAAGAATAG
- a CDS encoding type II toxin-antitoxin system death-on-curing family toxin, with amino-acid sequence MNQQIFGVELYPTIFDKAAYLWYTFSNYHCFYNGNKRTALVTTYIFLRVNGYCLNINSNFYAISLKIVESNLGKEEIKKIIQQNTIEFRQISIDNILEQLEKEINKNNSFKDVIINLSLT; translated from the coding sequence TTGAATCAACAAATTTTTGGAGTAGAGTTATATCCTACAATTTTTGATAAGGCAGCCTATTTGTGGTATACCTTTTCTAATTATCATTGTTTTTATAATGGAAATAAACGTACAGCTCTAGTAACAACTTACATTTTTCTGAGAGTAAATGGATATTGTTTAAATATAAATAGCAATTTTTATGCTATTTCCTTAAAGATTGTAGAATCAAATTTAGGAAAAGAAGAAATAAAAAAAATCATACAACAAAATACTATTGAGTTTAGACAAATTTCGATTGATAATATTTTGGAACAATTAGAAAAAGAGATCAATAAAAATAATTCTTTTAAAGATGTGATTATTAACTTATCGCTAACTTAG
- a CDS encoding type II toxin-antitoxin system death-on-curing family toxin, giving the protein MDNTPEIADTIRDINKKYSNGFEQNNSIESIINSASYYEDAWEQASAVTRSITDHAFVDGNKRTAFDTLNMLLDELELKSSLSDSQKWNLINRIGTGDLKNVSEIANILKGK; this is encoded by the coding sequence ATTGATAATACGCCTGAAATTGCTGATACTATTAGAGATATCAATAAAAAATATTCTAATGGATTCGAGCAAAATAATTCAATAGAAAGTATTATTAATTCTGCTTCTTATTATGAGGATGCATGGGAGCAAGCTTCTGCGGTAACCAGAAGTATTACAGATCATGCTTTTGTAGATGGAAACAAACGAACTGCGTTTGATACTTTAAATATGTTATTAGATGAGTTGGAATTGAAATCATCTTTGAGTGATTCACAAAAGTGGAACTTGATAAATAGAATAGGAACGGGGGATTTAAAAAATGTGTCAGAAATTGCAAATATTCTTAAAGGAAAATAA